One Akkermansiaceae bacterium genomic region harbors:
- a CDS encoding FecR domain-containing protein — MNNAVFESNLSRALDRDLSPGEFADLERHLIASREARLRYMEYVDLHTVLDLELQNAAPQQPGKSKVIDVTHIDRRQKRRALRIGLLSAAAILIIGLISMHLFSVREKEPALTFQTSPGAQFALTHDGSSEAPEGLVLEKNSRLQLSHGTAELTFASGVKSIIMAPADMTLYDDDTLFLSRGTAWFQVPKGAEGFTVKTQDLNIVDLGTEFGVVAEPAAHDEVHVLKGKVAVTATRPHSEPATLEAGESRRIDPQGRLATIPSRETPFVTFLPKPPPFLHWSFDGDDPFQPDGSLPAVKTIRAQPVQSDSRPAAQRIVPGKNGQGLLFDGKGDHMKTNWRGILGREPRSVACWIKIHPTDQHGWAPIVEWGKMSGNGYWRFRVSKDESHPKRAVLRLGLGQTWFDGQSNLADGKWHHVAVVDPGNINQAGDPDIRFYVDGEEEPAMRAKNSKAVHQRETKEGLPMILGVHHIPLQAPYHACFNGMIDELFVFRATLTPGYVKKIMRTHQP, encoded by the coding sequence GTGAACAACGCCGTCTTTGAGTCCAACCTGTCCCGCGCCCTCGACCGCGACCTGTCGCCCGGGGAGTTTGCTGACTTGGAGCGGCACCTCATCGCTTCCCGGGAAGCACGGCTCCGCTACATGGAATACGTTGATCTCCATACCGTACTCGATCTGGAACTTCAAAACGCGGCTCCTCAGCAACCCGGCAAATCCAAAGTTATCGATGTGACGCACATCGACCGCAGGCAAAAACGCCGCGCACTCCGTATCGGCCTGCTTTCCGCCGCTGCTATTCTGATCATTGGCTTGATCTCGATGCATTTGTTCTCAGTGCGGGAAAAAGAGCCTGCTCTGACTTTTCAAACCTCCCCCGGCGCTCAGTTCGCGCTGACCCACGATGGCTCCAGCGAGGCACCAGAGGGGTTGGTTTTGGAAAAAAACTCCCGCCTCCAGCTTTCCCATGGTACGGCAGAGCTCACATTCGCATCAGGCGTCAAATCCATCATCATGGCACCCGCCGACATGACCCTGTATGACGATGACACCCTCTTTCTCAGCAGAGGAACCGCGTGGTTCCAAGTCCCCAAGGGCGCCGAAGGATTCACCGTGAAAACGCAGGATCTCAATATCGTCGATCTGGGCACCGAGTTTGGCGTGGTGGCCGAACCGGCAGCACATGATGAAGTGCATGTCCTGAAGGGAAAAGTGGCAGTGACAGCCACACGCCCGCATAGCGAACCGGCGACCCTTGAAGCCGGTGAATCCCGCCGGATCGACCCCCAGGGGCGCCTGGCCACCATCCCAAGCAGGGAAACTCCCTTTGTCACTTTTTTGCCCAAGCCACCGCCCTTTCTTCATTGGTCGTTTGACGGCGACGATCCGTTCCAACCGGATGGGTCACTACCTGCAGTCAAAACGATCCGTGCCCAACCCGTTCAGAGTGACTCAAGACCGGCGGCGCAACGAATCGTGCCTGGCAAAAATGGTCAGGGGCTTTTATTCGACGGCAAGGGGGACCACATGAAAACCAATTGGAGGGGTATCCTCGGGCGTGAACCTCGTTCGGTCGCCTGCTGGATCAAAATCCACCCCACCGACCAACACGGCTGGGCGCCTATCGTTGAATGGGGCAAAATGTCCGGGAATGGCTATTGGCGATTCCGTGTCTCAAAGGATGAATCCCACCCAAAACGGGCTGTGCTCAGACTTGGACTAGGCCAAACCTGGTTTGATGGTCAAAGCAATCTCGCGGATGGAAAATGGCATCATGTCGCCGTAGTGGACCCAGGAAACATAAACCAAGCTGGAGATCCCGACATCAGGTTTTATGTCGATGGTGAGGAAGAGCCAGCGATGCGTGCAAAAAACTCCAAGGCAGTTCATCAACGTGAAACCAAAGAGGGATTACCGATGATTCTGGGTGTTCATCACATACCTTTGCAAGCACCTTACCATGCTTGTTTCAACGGCATGATCGATGAGCTGTTTGTTTTCAGAGCCACACTCACCCCAGGTTACGTTAAAAAAATCATGCGGACGCATCAGCCGTAA